In Sulfolobales archaeon, a single window of DNA contains:
- a CDS encoding MBL fold metallo-hydrolase, whose amino-acid sequence MKDILVRILGGGREIGRSAISIESGGRSVLLDYGVSFDERDVPILPLTIPPSTIDGIVITHSHLDHVGSAPLMYISSKPMAYTTPLSREINRVMLEDFYRLSSYYLPFEHKEIEEFLLHTRTLSFNSEIDIGSWKVIIKDAGHIPGSLMVLLDRGSKRILYTGDVNTIATRLVSPADLSGVDAEVLIMEGTYANAEHPERSSVEKDLIDSIREVLDIGGTVLIPAFSLGRSQEILMLLAEKMPHAEVFYDGMIREITELFLQYKNYINKPELLEKAVEIFTEVSGWDMRRKVWRENGVIIASAGMLKGGPALYYLKRLSDKKNSAVFLVSFQGKNTPGRMLLERGVFMENGPRVVARVQWFDFSSHAGFSGLMSIVKNLKSLEKVVIVHTDPSSAEFLKSRIEGELGIDVEIPAVGSVIEIK is encoded by the coding sequence TTGAAGGATATATTGGTAAGGATACTCGGTGGAGGAAGAGAGATAGGTAGAAGTGCTATATCTATTGAGAGCGGGGGGAGGAGTGTTCTCTTAGACTATGGAGTTTCATTCGATGAGAGAGACGTACCAATACTACCTCTTACAATACCTCCATCAACTATAGATGGAATAGTCATTACCCATTCCCACCTAGATCACGTAGGATCAGCGCCTCTAATGTATATCTCTTCAAAACCTATGGCTTACACAACACCTCTCTCGAGAGAGATAAACAGGGTCATGTTAGAAGATTTCTATAGACTCTCATCATACTATCTACCATTCGAACACAAGGAGATAGAGGAATTCCTCCTACATACGAGAACTCTGAGTTTCAATAGCGAGATTGATATAGGATCTTGGAAGGTTATTATAAAAGATGCCGGGCACATACCAGGATCTCTAATGGTTCTACTTGATAGAGGTAGTAAGAGGATACTCTACACAGGGGATGTTAACACCATAGCTACTAGACTAGTGTCTCCAGCAGATCTCTCAGGGGTAGATGCTGAAGTTCTGATAATGGAGGGGACTTATGCTAATGCTGAACATCCAGAAAGATCTTCTGTAGAAAAAGATCTAATAGATTCTATAAGAGAAGTTCTAGACATAGGAGGTACAGTGCTTATACCAGCATTCAGCTTAGGAAGATCTCAGGAGATCTTAATGTTATTAGCAGAGAAGATGCCACATGCAGAAGTATTCTACGATGGAATGATCAGAGAAATTACCGAGTTATTCCTACAGTATAAGAATTATATTAATAAACCAGAGCTACTTGAGAAAGCCGTAGAAATATTCACGGAAGTAAGTGGATGGGATATGAGAAGAAAAGTTTGGAGAGAAAATGGCGTGATCATAGCCAGCGCTGGAATGCTCAAGGGAGGGCCTGCTCTCTACTATCTTAAGAGGCTTAGTGATAAGAAGAACTCGGCCGTGTTCTTAGTAAGCTTCCAGGGTAAAAATACGCCAGGAAGAATGCTTCTCGAACGAGGAGTATTCATGGAGAACGGTCCTAGAGTTGTTGCACGAGTTCAATGGTTTGATTTCTCATCTCATGCTGGTTTTTCAGGTCTTATGAGTATTGTGAAGAATCTTAAGAGTCTTGAAAAAGTAGTGATAGTACATACAGATCCTTCTTCTGCGGAGTTTCTCAAGAGTAGAATTGAAGGAGAACTCGGCATAGATGTAGAGATACCGGCGGTTGGGAGTGTTATTGAGATAAAATAG
- the mtnA gene encoding S-methyl-5-thioribose-1-phosphate isomerase, giving the protein MKRKSDAEKDQQIKVDEKMLLEKTLKPVYIDLEGRELVWLDVSRIPWEETWIRSSDIERISRAIENMEIRGAPAIGVAAALALGVVALRSRASSTSEFAEEIRRASDRLSRTRPTAFNLFWALERINRVVRDGVEKNLSIDEIKRSVVEEALKIQREDLEANIMIGRYGSELIEDGDTILTHCNTGSLATSGFGTALGVIRYAWAQGKRIKVIATETRPVLQGARLTVWELRRDGIPVTLITDNMVGYVMSKGLVNKVVVGADRVLRSGHVINKIGTFSIAVLSSYHKIPFYVAIPLSTLDLKNDISRIVIEERNPEEVRSVLGKISITVRDVEVLNPAFDITPPELVTAIITNKGIAKPPFEVSLDLLGRS; this is encoded by the coding sequence ATGAAGAGAAAATCCGATGCTGAAAAAGATCAACAAATCAAAGTTGATGAGAAAATGCTTCTTGAGAAAACACTCAAACCCGTATACATAGATCTAGAGGGTAGAGAACTTGTGTGGCTCGATGTAAGTAGAATACCGTGGGAGGAGACCTGGATCAGATCTAGTGATATCGAGAGGATATCTAGAGCTATTGAGAATATGGAGATCCGAGGAGCACCAGCAATAGGAGTTGCTGCAGCTCTCGCATTAGGAGTGGTAGCCTTAAGAAGCAGAGCTTCTTCTACTTCGGAGTTTGCAGAGGAGATCAGAAGAGCTTCAGATAGACTTTCTAGAACAAGACCTACAGCATTTAATCTGTTCTGGGCTCTAGAGAGGATTAATAGAGTGGTTAGAGATGGTGTTGAGAAGAATCTCTCTATAGATGAGATCAAAAGGAGTGTTGTTGAGGAAGCTTTAAAAATACAGAGAGAGGATCTAGAAGCTAACATAATGATAGGAAGGTATGGGTCAGAGCTTATAGAGGATGGAGATACCATACTCACACACTGCAACACAGGTTCTCTAGCTACCTCCGGTTTTGGCACCGCACTAGGAGTTATAAGATATGCATGGGCTCAGGGTAAGAGAATCAAGGTTATAGCTACGGAGACCAGGCCTGTTCTCCAAGGTGCTAGACTCACTGTATGGGAGCTACGCAGAGACGGGATACCTGTCACTCTTATAACTGACAACATGGTTGGATATGTCATGAGTAAAGGTCTTGTTAACAAGGTTGTAGTGGGAGCTGACAGAGTTCTGAGAAGCGGTCATGTGATCAACAAGATCGGAACGTTCTCAATAGCAGTTTTATCCTCTTATCATAAGATACCCTTCTACGTAGCAATACCTCTAAGTACACTGGATCTAAAGAATGACATTAGTAGAATAGTGATTGAGGAGAGGAATCCCGAAGAGGTCAGAAGCGTTCTAGGAAAGATCAGTATAACAGTAAGAGATGTAGAAGTTCTTAATCCAGCATTCGATATAACACCACCAGAACTTGTCACAGCGATCATAACAAACAAAGGAATAGCAAAACCTCCCTTCGAAGTCTCATTAGATCTTTTAGGGAGATCTTAG
- a CDS encoding nascent polypeptide-associated complex protein has product MIPFTRDLEKQLRKLGVKVSNMENVKSIIIETEDKEIIVEPAQILVMEFRGQKIYQIIAEKESIIDLKQEKSEINEDDIRFIMEQTGLDREKARELLIKAGGDIAKALMMYQDEMSQKR; this is encoded by the coding sequence ATGATCCCGTTCACAAGAGATCTGGAGAAGCAGCTTAGAAAACTAGGTGTTAAGGTATCTAATATGGAGAATGTGAAAAGCATTATCATAGAAACCGAAGATAAAGAGATAATAGTAGAGCCCGCCCAGATCCTTGTTATGGAATTTAGAGGTCAGAAGATCTATCAGATAATAGCTGAGAAAGAAAGCATAATAGATCTTAAACAGGAGAAGAGTGAGATAAATGAAGATGACATAAGATTCATCATGGAGCAAACAGGACTTGATAGAGAGAAAGCTAGAGAACTTCTGATAAAAGCTGGAGGAGATATTGCAAAAGCTCTTATGATGTATCAGGATGAGATGAGTCAGAAGAGGTAG